From Oncorhynchus masou masou isolate Uvic2021 chromosome 7, UVic_Omas_1.1, whole genome shotgun sequence, one genomic window encodes:
- the LOC135543355 gene encoding ATP-dependent RNA helicase DDX3X-like isoform X3, producing the protein MSHVAVENLHGLEQQLAVLGLNNADGQGGGTGNMPGGWDGGRSNGFVQNGYHDNRMNGGNRYNSGPPRMERGRGGGGFRGGRGGSYNPVQPMQNVGMFGVYDNKDGGGWNTTKDAYTSFGARPDRGKSAFFNNGGSVPRGSYQRGGFGGSGNSRWVEESRDDEDWSKPTQANERLEQELFAGGNTGINFDNYDDIPVEATGQNCPHHIDSFQDVEMGEIIMSNIALTRYTRPTPVQKYAIPIIKNKRDLMACAQTGSGKTAAFLLPVLSQIYTEGPGEALAAQKSGGQDNGKYGRRKQYPLALVLAPTRELALQIYEEARKFAYRSRVRPCVVYGGADIGQQIRDLERGCHLLVATPGRLVDMMERGKIGLDYCNYLVLDEADRMLDMGFEPQIRRIVEQDTMPPKGIRQTMMFSATFPKEIQILARDFLEEYIFLAVGRVGSTSENITQKVVWVEDGDKRSFLLDLLNATVIPSEVQDNAGENIEKPGKNSLTLVFVETKKGADALEDFLYREGYACTSIHGDRSQRDREEALHQFRSGRCPILVATAVAARGLDISNVKHVINFDLPSDIEEYVHRIGRTGRVGNLGLATSFFNDKNGNITKDLLDILVEAKQEVPSWLESLAYEHQHKSNTRGRSKRFTSGGFGARDYRQTSGGGSTGGFGGRGGRQPSGHGGNRGFGGGGGFGGNFYSSDGYGGNYSHQGGVDWWGN; encoded by the exons ATGAGTCATGTGGCCGTCGAAAATTTACACGGTCTAGAACAGCAG CTTGCTGTCCTAGGCTTGAACAATGCTGACGGGCAGGGCGGAGGCACTGGCA ATATGCCTGGCGGTTGGGACGGCGGACGCAGCAACGGCTTCGTGCAGAATGGTTACCACGACAACCGCATGAATGGGGGCAACCGGTACAACAGTGGCCCGCCTCGCATGGAGAGGGGCAGGGGGGGTGGAGGTTTCCGTGGCGGCAGGGGCGGGTCCTACAACCCGGTACAGCCTATGCAGAATGTCGGCATGTTTGGAGTCTACGACAACAAAGATGGTGGCGGCTGGAACACGACTAAAGATGCCTACACCAGCTTCGGCGCGCGTCCTGATAGGGGGAAGTCTGCTTTTTTCAACAACGGCGGGAGTGTGCCCCGAGGAAG TTACCAGCGTGGAGGGTTTGGAGGCAGTGGAAACAGCCGCTGGGTGGAGGAGTCCAGGGATGACGAGGACTGGTCCAAACCCACTCAGGCCAATGAGCGCCTGGAACA GGAGCTGTTCGCTGGTGGCAACACAGGGATTAACTTTGACAATTACGATGACATTCCTGTTGAGGCCACTGGCCAAAACTGCCCCCATCACATTGACAGC TTCCAAGACGTAGAGATGGGAGAGATCATAATGAGTAACATCGCCCTGACCCGCTACACTCGGCCCACTCCGGTCCAGAAGTACGCCATTCCAATTATCAAGAACAAGAGGGACCTGATGGCCTGTGCCCAGACAG GTTCCGGTAAGACTGCCGCATTCCTGTTGCCTGTACTGAGTCAGATCTACACTGAAGGCCCAGGAGAAGCCCTCGCTGCCCAGAAGTCTGGAGGACAGGACAACGGAAAGTATGGTCGCCGTAAGCAGTACCCCCTCGCTCTGGTTCTGGCTCCCACCAGAGAACTGGCCCTGCAGATCTATGAAGAGGCCAGAAAG TTTGCATACCGGTCCCGTGTGCGTCCTTGTGTGGTGTACGGAGGGGCTGACATTGGCCAgcagatcagagacctggagcgAGGCTGTCACCTGCTGGTGGCTACACCTGGACGCCTGGTGGACATGATGGAGAGGGGCAAGATCGGCCTCGACTACTGCAA TTACCTGGTGCTGGATGAGGCTGACCGGATGTTGGACATGGGTTTTGAGCCCCAGATCAGACGCATCGTGGAGCAGGACACCATGCCCCCTAAAGGCATCCGTCAGACCATGATGTTCAGCGCTACCTTCCCCAAGGAGATCCAG ATCCTGGCGCGTGACTTCCTGGAGGAGTACATCTTCCTGGCGGTGGGACGTGTGGGCTCCACCTCCGAGAACATCACCCAGAAGGTGGTGTGGGTGGAGGACGGTGATAAGAGATCCTTCCTCCTGGACTTGCTTAATGCTACAG TCATTCCGAGCGAAGTTCAGGACAATGCAGGTGAAAACATAGAAAAACCTG GTAAGAACTCTCTGACGCTGGTGTTTGTGGAAACTAAGAAGGGAGCGGATGCCCTGGAGGACTTCCTGTACCGCGAGGGTTACGCCTGCACCAGTATCCATGGCGACCGCTCCCAGAGGGACCGAGAGGAGGCTCTGCACCAGTTCCGCTCGGGACGCTGCCCCATCCTGGTCGCCACGGCG GTGGCTGCCCGTGGCCTGGACATCTCCAATGTCAAGCACGTCATCAACTTTGACCTGCCCAGCGATATAGAGGAGTACGTCCACCGTATTGGCCGTACTGGACGTGTGGGCAACCTGG gtctgGCCACGTCCTTCTTCAACGATAAGAACGGCAACATCACCAAGGACCTTCTGGACATCCTAGTGGAggccaaacaggaagtaccctCCTGGCTGGAGAGCCTGGCCTATGAACACCAGCACAAGAGCAACACCCGCGGACGCTCCAAGAG GTTCACCTCTGGTGGCTTCGGAGCCAGGGACTACCGTCAGACCAGTGGTGGCGGCAGCACTGGAGGGTTCGGGGGTCGTGGTGGACGCCAGCCCAGTGGGCATGGAGGAAACCGTGGATTTGGTGGCGGCG GTGGCTTTGGAGGCAACTTCTACAGCAGTGACGGCTATGGAGGAAACTACTCTCATCAGGGGGGAGTGGACTGGTGGGGCAACTAA
- the LOC135543355 gene encoding ATP-dependent RNA helicase DDX3X-like isoform X2 yields the protein MSHVAVENLHGLEQQLAVLGLNNADGQGGGTGRTCYIPPHLRNQEASKNDMPGGWDGGRSNGFVQNGYHDNRMNGGNRYNSGPPRMERGRGGGGFRGGRGGSYNPVQPMQNVGMFGVYDNKDGGGWNTTKDAYTSFGARPDRGKSAFFNNGGSVPRGSYQRGGFGGSGNSRWVEESRDDEDWSKPTQANERLEQELFAGGNTGINFDNYDDIPVEATGQNCPHHIDSFQDVEMGEIIMSNIALTRYTRPTPVQKYAIPIIKNKRDLMACAQTGSGKTAAFLLPVLSQIYTEGPGEALAAQKSGGQDNGKYGRRKQYPLALVLAPTRELALQIYEEARKFAYRSRVRPCVVYGGADIGQQIRDLERGCHLLVATPGRLVDMMERGKIGLDYCNYLVLDEADRMLDMGFEPQIRRIVEQDTMPPKGIRQTMMFSATFPKEIQILARDFLEEYIFLAVGRVGSTSENITQKVVWVEDGDKRSFLLDLLNATGKNSLTLVFVETKKGADALEDFLYREGYACTSIHGDRSQRDREEALHQFRSGRCPILVATAVAARGLDISNVKHVINFDLPSDIEEYVHRIGRTGRVGNLGLATSFFNDKNGNITKDLLDILVEAKQEVPSWLESLAYEHQHKSNTRGRSKRFTSGGFGARDYRQTSGGGSTGGFGGRGGRQPSGHGGNRGFGGGGGFGGNFYSSDGYGGNYSHQGGVDWWGN from the exons ATGAGTCATGTGGCCGTCGAAAATTTACACGGTCTAGAACAGCAG CTTGCTGTCCTAGGCTTGAACAATGCTGACGGGCAGGGCGGAGGCACTGGCA GGACCTGTTACATTCCACCTCATTTACGGAACCAAGAGGCTTCCAAAAATG ATATGCCTGGCGGTTGGGACGGCGGACGCAGCAACGGCTTCGTGCAGAATGGTTACCACGACAACCGCATGAATGGGGGCAACCGGTACAACAGTGGCCCGCCTCGCATGGAGAGGGGCAGGGGGGGTGGAGGTTTCCGTGGCGGCAGGGGCGGGTCCTACAACCCGGTACAGCCTATGCAGAATGTCGGCATGTTTGGAGTCTACGACAACAAAGATGGTGGCGGCTGGAACACGACTAAAGATGCCTACACCAGCTTCGGCGCGCGTCCTGATAGGGGGAAGTCTGCTTTTTTCAACAACGGCGGGAGTGTGCCCCGAGGAAG TTACCAGCGTGGAGGGTTTGGAGGCAGTGGAAACAGCCGCTGGGTGGAGGAGTCCAGGGATGACGAGGACTGGTCCAAACCCACTCAGGCCAATGAGCGCCTGGAACA GGAGCTGTTCGCTGGTGGCAACACAGGGATTAACTTTGACAATTACGATGACATTCCTGTTGAGGCCACTGGCCAAAACTGCCCCCATCACATTGACAGC TTCCAAGACGTAGAGATGGGAGAGATCATAATGAGTAACATCGCCCTGACCCGCTACACTCGGCCCACTCCGGTCCAGAAGTACGCCATTCCAATTATCAAGAACAAGAGGGACCTGATGGCCTGTGCCCAGACAG GTTCCGGTAAGACTGCCGCATTCCTGTTGCCTGTACTGAGTCAGATCTACACTGAAGGCCCAGGAGAAGCCCTCGCTGCCCAGAAGTCTGGAGGACAGGACAACGGAAAGTATGGTCGCCGTAAGCAGTACCCCCTCGCTCTGGTTCTGGCTCCCACCAGAGAACTGGCCCTGCAGATCTATGAAGAGGCCAGAAAG TTTGCATACCGGTCCCGTGTGCGTCCTTGTGTGGTGTACGGAGGGGCTGACATTGGCCAgcagatcagagacctggagcgAGGCTGTCACCTGCTGGTGGCTACACCTGGACGCCTGGTGGACATGATGGAGAGGGGCAAGATCGGCCTCGACTACTGCAA TTACCTGGTGCTGGATGAGGCTGACCGGATGTTGGACATGGGTTTTGAGCCCCAGATCAGACGCATCGTGGAGCAGGACACCATGCCCCCTAAAGGCATCCGTCAGACCATGATGTTCAGCGCTACCTTCCCCAAGGAGATCCAG ATCCTGGCGCGTGACTTCCTGGAGGAGTACATCTTCCTGGCGGTGGGACGTGTGGGCTCCACCTCCGAGAACATCACCCAGAAGGTGGTGTGGGTGGAGGACGGTGATAAGAGATCCTTCCTCCTGGACTTGCTTAATGCTACAG GTAAGAACTCTCTGACGCTGGTGTTTGTGGAAACTAAGAAGGGAGCGGATGCCCTGGAGGACTTCCTGTACCGCGAGGGTTACGCCTGCACCAGTATCCATGGCGACCGCTCCCAGAGGGACCGAGAGGAGGCTCTGCACCAGTTCCGCTCGGGACGCTGCCCCATCCTGGTCGCCACGGCG GTGGCTGCCCGTGGCCTGGACATCTCCAATGTCAAGCACGTCATCAACTTTGACCTGCCCAGCGATATAGAGGAGTACGTCCACCGTATTGGCCGTACTGGACGTGTGGGCAACCTGG gtctgGCCACGTCCTTCTTCAACGATAAGAACGGCAACATCACCAAGGACCTTCTGGACATCCTAGTGGAggccaaacaggaagtaccctCCTGGCTGGAGAGCCTGGCCTATGAACACCAGCACAAGAGCAACACCCGCGGACGCTCCAAGAG GTTCACCTCTGGTGGCTTCGGAGCCAGGGACTACCGTCAGACCAGTGGTGGCGGCAGCACTGGAGGGTTCGGGGGTCGTGGTGGACGCCAGCCCAGTGGGCATGGAGGAAACCGTGGATTTGGTGGCGGCG GTGGCTTTGGAGGCAACTTCTACAGCAGTGACGGCTATGGAGGAAACTACTCTCATCAGGGGGGAGTGGACTGGTGGGGCAACTAA
- the LOC135543355 gene encoding ATP-dependent RNA helicase DDX3X-like isoform X1, which yields MSHVAVENLHGLEQQLAVLGLNNADGQGGGTGRTCYIPPHLRNQEASKNDMPGGWDGGRSNGFVQNGYHDNRMNGGNRYNSGPPRMERGRGGGGFRGGRGGSYNPVQPMQNVGMFGVYDNKDGGGWNTTKDAYTSFGARPDRGKSAFFNNGGSVPRGSYQRGGFGGSGNSRWVEESRDDEDWSKPTQANERLEQELFAGGNTGINFDNYDDIPVEATGQNCPHHIDSFQDVEMGEIIMSNIALTRYTRPTPVQKYAIPIIKNKRDLMACAQTGSGKTAAFLLPVLSQIYTEGPGEALAAQKSGGQDNGKYGRRKQYPLALVLAPTRELALQIYEEARKFAYRSRVRPCVVYGGADIGQQIRDLERGCHLLVATPGRLVDMMERGKIGLDYCNYLVLDEADRMLDMGFEPQIRRIVEQDTMPPKGIRQTMMFSATFPKEIQILARDFLEEYIFLAVGRVGSTSENITQKVVWVEDGDKRSFLLDLLNATVIPSEVQDNAGENIEKPGKNSLTLVFVETKKGADALEDFLYREGYACTSIHGDRSQRDREEALHQFRSGRCPILVATAVAARGLDISNVKHVINFDLPSDIEEYVHRIGRTGRVGNLGLATSFFNDKNGNITKDLLDILVEAKQEVPSWLESLAYEHQHKSNTRGRSKRFTSGGFGARDYRQTSGGGSTGGFGGRGGRQPSGHGGNRGFGGGGGFGGNFYSSDGYGGNYSHQGGVDWWGN from the exons ATGAGTCATGTGGCCGTCGAAAATTTACACGGTCTAGAACAGCAG CTTGCTGTCCTAGGCTTGAACAATGCTGACGGGCAGGGCGGAGGCACTGGCA GGACCTGTTACATTCCACCTCATTTACGGAACCAAGAGGCTTCCAAAAATG ATATGCCTGGCGGTTGGGACGGCGGACGCAGCAACGGCTTCGTGCAGAATGGTTACCACGACAACCGCATGAATGGGGGCAACCGGTACAACAGTGGCCCGCCTCGCATGGAGAGGGGCAGGGGGGGTGGAGGTTTCCGTGGCGGCAGGGGCGGGTCCTACAACCCGGTACAGCCTATGCAGAATGTCGGCATGTTTGGAGTCTACGACAACAAAGATGGTGGCGGCTGGAACACGACTAAAGATGCCTACACCAGCTTCGGCGCGCGTCCTGATAGGGGGAAGTCTGCTTTTTTCAACAACGGCGGGAGTGTGCCCCGAGGAAG TTACCAGCGTGGAGGGTTTGGAGGCAGTGGAAACAGCCGCTGGGTGGAGGAGTCCAGGGATGACGAGGACTGGTCCAAACCCACTCAGGCCAATGAGCGCCTGGAACA GGAGCTGTTCGCTGGTGGCAACACAGGGATTAACTTTGACAATTACGATGACATTCCTGTTGAGGCCACTGGCCAAAACTGCCCCCATCACATTGACAGC TTCCAAGACGTAGAGATGGGAGAGATCATAATGAGTAACATCGCCCTGACCCGCTACACTCGGCCCACTCCGGTCCAGAAGTACGCCATTCCAATTATCAAGAACAAGAGGGACCTGATGGCCTGTGCCCAGACAG GTTCCGGTAAGACTGCCGCATTCCTGTTGCCTGTACTGAGTCAGATCTACACTGAAGGCCCAGGAGAAGCCCTCGCTGCCCAGAAGTCTGGAGGACAGGACAACGGAAAGTATGGTCGCCGTAAGCAGTACCCCCTCGCTCTGGTTCTGGCTCCCACCAGAGAACTGGCCCTGCAGATCTATGAAGAGGCCAGAAAG TTTGCATACCGGTCCCGTGTGCGTCCTTGTGTGGTGTACGGAGGGGCTGACATTGGCCAgcagatcagagacctggagcgAGGCTGTCACCTGCTGGTGGCTACACCTGGACGCCTGGTGGACATGATGGAGAGGGGCAAGATCGGCCTCGACTACTGCAA TTACCTGGTGCTGGATGAGGCTGACCGGATGTTGGACATGGGTTTTGAGCCCCAGATCAGACGCATCGTGGAGCAGGACACCATGCCCCCTAAAGGCATCCGTCAGACCATGATGTTCAGCGCTACCTTCCCCAAGGAGATCCAG ATCCTGGCGCGTGACTTCCTGGAGGAGTACATCTTCCTGGCGGTGGGACGTGTGGGCTCCACCTCCGAGAACATCACCCAGAAGGTGGTGTGGGTGGAGGACGGTGATAAGAGATCCTTCCTCCTGGACTTGCTTAATGCTACAG TCATTCCGAGCGAAGTTCAGGACAATGCAGGTGAAAACATAGAAAAACCTG GTAAGAACTCTCTGACGCTGGTGTTTGTGGAAACTAAGAAGGGAGCGGATGCCCTGGAGGACTTCCTGTACCGCGAGGGTTACGCCTGCACCAGTATCCATGGCGACCGCTCCCAGAGGGACCGAGAGGAGGCTCTGCACCAGTTCCGCTCGGGACGCTGCCCCATCCTGGTCGCCACGGCG GTGGCTGCCCGTGGCCTGGACATCTCCAATGTCAAGCACGTCATCAACTTTGACCTGCCCAGCGATATAGAGGAGTACGTCCACCGTATTGGCCGTACTGGACGTGTGGGCAACCTGG gtctgGCCACGTCCTTCTTCAACGATAAGAACGGCAACATCACCAAGGACCTTCTGGACATCCTAGTGGAggccaaacaggaagtaccctCCTGGCTGGAGAGCCTGGCCTATGAACACCAGCACAAGAGCAACACCCGCGGACGCTCCAAGAG GTTCACCTCTGGTGGCTTCGGAGCCAGGGACTACCGTCAGACCAGTGGTGGCGGCAGCACTGGAGGGTTCGGGGGTCGTGGTGGACGCCAGCCCAGTGGGCATGGAGGAAACCGTGGATTTGGTGGCGGCG GTGGCTTTGGAGGCAACTTCTACAGCAGTGACGGCTATGGAGGAAACTACTCTCATCAGGGGGGAGTGGACTGGTGGGGCAACTAA